Genomic DNA from Thermodesulfobacteriota bacterium:
TCGTCCTCGACCCCGAGGAGGCCCTCAAACCGGGCGCTCCAAAGATTCATCCCAATGGAAATCTCTTCAGGGGCGAGCCCGAAATTTATGAACGCGGGGACGTAGAAAAGGGGTTGAAGGAGGCGAGCATCGTCGTCGAGGACGTCTTCAGGACCCAGACCGCCCTCCACAACTCCCTTGAGACGCACGGAAGCCTCGCCCTCTGGGAGGGGGACCGTCTCACGGTCTGGGATTCCACCCAACACATCTTCGGGGTCCGGGAAGCCCTCTCGGAACTTCTCCAACTACCTCTCCACAAAGTTCGGGTCATTCAGAACCATATGGGAGGCGGTTTCGGAAGCAAGACGCGGCTCGGAAAGTATACCCTCCTTGCGGCCATCGCAAGCCGGATGACCGACCGGCCCGTGAGGATCCTCCTCGACCGCCATGAAGAGAATCTTTCCACGGGCAACCGGCCCTCGAGCCTCCAATACCTAAGGATCGGCGCCAAAGAGGACGGAACCCTGACCGCCATCGATCTCAAGGTGATTTCAGCAGGAGGGGCCTACATCGTCTGGCCTCCTGCCGTGGGTGGGCCGGTGAGGCAGCTCTATGCCTGCCCCAATGTGAGGACCGTTCAGTATACCGTCTTTACCAATACGGGACCCATGTCGGCTTTCAGGGCTCCAGGTTATGTAGAAGGGACCTTCGCCCTCGAATCCTTAATGGACGAGTTGGCAAAGAGGTTGGGGATCGATCCCCTCGACCTCCGATTGAAAAATTACGCCGATCATGATCAAGTGACCGGAAGGCCCTACTCCTCCAAAAACCTGAGGGAGGCCTACCGGATCGGTGCAGAGAGGATCGGATGGCAGAGGCGAGAAAGGACGATGGAAGGGCCCAAAAGAAAGGGCTTCGGAATGGCCTCGCAGATCTGGGGGGGAAGCGGAGGGCCTCCTGCCCATGCCCTGATCAAGATAAATCCTGACGGAACAGCCACCGTCATTGCCGGCACACAGGAGATCGGAACCGGCACCCTGACGGCCTTGGCCCAGATCGCTGCAGAAGAACTGGGCTTTCCCATCGAAAACATTTCGGTGGAGATCGGCGATACCCAAACCGGCCCCTACGCTCCGGTGAGCGCAGGGAGCATGAGCCTCGCAAGCGTTGGGCCAGCCGTCCGTCAGGCGGCCCACGACGCTCGCAACCAAATACTCGACCTCTTCTCCCAATTGCTTAACATCCCTCCGGAGTCCCTCACCATCCAGAATTCCAGGATCCATAGCCCTTTCCTCAAGGAACCGATCCAGGTGAAGGACCTCCTCTCTCCCCTGGGGGACTACATGATCATCGGCCGCGGAAGCCGCAGCCCAAATCCCCAGGACGTTAACGTCAATACCTTCGGGGCCCAGTTTGCCGAGGTCGAGGTGGATATCGAGATGGGAGAAGTAGAGGTGAAGAAGATCGTGGCCGTCCACGATTCTGGAAGGATCGTCAACCCCTTGACCTGTTCGAGTCAGATCGAAGGGGGAGTCCTTCAGGGAATTGGATTCGCCCTGACGGAGAATCGCATCGTCGATCGGGTCACAGGTTCGGTGCTTACCGGAGATCTCGAAAATTATAAGATCCCAACCCTATCCGATTGTCCTGAATTGGTGGTGGAGATGATCGATTCACCAGATGCTCGCGCAAATAATCTGGCTTCAAAAGGGGTGGGAGAACCCCCGATCATTCCAACCGCGGCCGCGATCGGAAATGCCGTCGCAGACGCCCTCGGCTGCCGGATCAAGGAACTTCCCATTACGAGGGGAAAAGTGCTCTCTATAATTCAAAAGGGTCGGAGATGAGGCCCTTCGAATTCTTCACCCCTTCCACGATCTCCGAAGCGATAAGGCTCTTAAACAAGCCGCACTCCTATCCTCTCGCAGGGGGGACCGACCTTTTGGGAGAATTGAAGAGGGGAATTCGGAGGGTCGATCGGATGGTCAATCTCAAGGCCATCCCTCGATTGAAGAAAATCGTTGAAGGGAAAATGGTGCGAATCGGTGGCCTCGTTACCCTCGCAGAGATCGAGGAGGCCCCCCTTTTTGCCAAAAGCTTTCCTTTGCTTTCCCAGGCCGCCTCCCTCGTTGCGTCTAAGCAGCTTCGAAACCTGGGCACCCTGGCGGGTAATCTTCTCCAGCGCCCCCGATGCTGGTATTACCGGAACGCCCCCTTCCATTGCTGGCTTAAAGGGGGAAGGGCCTGTTTCGCCATCGGAGGCGAGAATGCTTACCATGCCATCTTAGGAGCCGGTCATTGCCAGGCGGTCCATCCCTCGGACCTGGCCCCAGCGCTGATCGCTTTGGATTCCGAGGTGGAGATCGTGGGACCGAAAGGGAGGCGGAGAATCCCCCTCGAAGCGCTCTACCGGAATCCAACTGAAAGGGATCGTCAGGTGACCCTCCTGAAACGGAACGAGATCATCACCGCCGTCCTCTTGAACCGGCCTTTTAAGGGTTCTAAGGGGATCTTTCTCAAGGCCGGTGATCGAAAGGCCTGGTCCTTTGCCCTTGTGAGCGTCGCGGCCTTCCTCATCCTCAAGGGTGGGAAGGTTTCGAGCCTTCGCCTCGTTTTGGGCGGGGTCGCACCCTATCCTTGGAGGGTAAAGGAGGTGGAAGGGTTCCTCGAAGGAAAGCAGCCCTCGGAGGAACGGATCAGGAGGGCGAGCGAAATGGCCTTGGCGAAGGCGAGGCCCTTGAAGGAGAATGGCTATAAGATCCCTCTGGCCAAGGCCTTGATCGAGAAGGCCTTGACCTCCCTTCTCTGAGCGAACCCAAAGAAAATTTTCCCTCGAGGCCTTAGCCCCCGATCTTTGACAGGAGGAAAGGAGGCTCCACCTCCTGAAGAAGCCTTCTGGCGATGATGAGCCGCATGATCTGGGCCGTTCCCTCGTAGATCTGGATCACCTTCGCATCCCTCATCAATTTCTCGACGGGGTGCCACTTCGTATATCCCATCCCCCCATAGATCTGAACCGCGTCGGTTGTCACCTTCATAGCCATGTCCGAGGCAAAGGCCTTCGCCATGGCCGCCTCCTTTGAGTTGGGCATCCCTCGATCGGCGAGCCATGCGGCCTTGTAGACCAGAAGCCTTGCCGCCTCGATCCCCATCGCCATCTCCGCGAGCATGAATTGAACGGCCTGGTGCTGGGCGATCGGGACTCCGAATTGAACCCTCTTTTTGGCATAACGGGTGGCCAATTCCAAGGCGGTCCTGGCAAGCCCGACCGCTCCCGAGGCGATCATGGGCCGGGTGAGGTCGAGGGCGATCATCGCCTTCTTAAAGCCATCCTCTTCCCCTCCCAAAAGGTTCTCCCTGGGGACCCTCACCTCCCGAAAGAAGACGGGCGTCGTGTTCGAGGCCCGCTGCCCCATCTTGTCGATGGGCTTTCCAGGGCTCACCCCTTTAAGTTCGGATGGGACGATGAGGCAGATGATCCCCTTATGCCTCTTGCTCGGATCGGTCGTTGCGAAGACGAGGTAGAGGTTGGCCACGCCCCCATTGGTAATCCACATCTTGTTCCCGTTGAGGAGGTAGTGATCCCCAGCGTTAACGGCCGTGGTCTTCATGGAGGCCGGGTCGGAGCCGACCGTCACCTCGCTCAGGCAGTAGGAGGCCAGGCTGAATCGGGAGCAGAAGGGCCTGAGAAACCTCTCCTTCTGGTCAGGGGTTCCGAACCGGATGATGGGGTAGAGGGCCAACGTGCTGACGAAGATCGAGACATAGATCCCCATGCAACCCGCGGCCAACTCCTCCGACATGATGCAGGTATCGAGCACGCCCAATCCCTGTCCCCCATACTCCCTCGGAACGAGGGGAGTGAGATAGCCCTCCTGGTGGGCCTGTCTCATGACATCGATGGGAAAGGTGCCCTCCCGATCGTGTCGTTCGGCCACGGGAAGGATGACCTCCTCAGCGAAGCGCCTCGCCTTCGCCTGGAGCTCCTTCTGTTCCTCGCTCAGTTCGAAGCCGATCATCGTCTCCCTCCCTCGTAGCGGTAGAATCCCCTTCCGGTCTTGACGCCTAAATATCCTGCATCCACATACTGCTGGAGGAGCGGACAGGGCCGGTACTTATCCCCAAAGCCCTCCTGGAGGACCTTCATCACGGAGAGAACCGTATCGAGCCCCACGAAGTCTGCCAGCTCCAGCGGCCCCATCGGATGGTTGGCGCCCATCTTCATGATGGCGTCGATCTCCTCGGCCTTCCCCAGGCCTTCGTAGAGGGCGTAGATGGCCTCGTTCATGTAGCTGAAGATCAGACGGCTCGAGACGAAGCCCGGAAAATCGGCCGCCTCCAGGGGGGTCTTTCCCAGCTTCAGGCTCAACTCCTTCGTGATCTGAAAGGTCTCTTCCGAGGTCGCAAGCCCCCGGATGATCTCGATCAGCTTCATCACCGGCGCTGGGTTGAAGAAGTGCATCCCGATGACCCGATCGGGATGATGGGTCACCGAGGCGATCTTCGTAATCGGGATCGAGGAGGTGTTGCTCGCCAGGATGGCCTGGCGCGGGATCACCTCTTCGAGCCTTTTAAAAATCTCCCACTTTAAAGGGAGATGTTCCGTGGCCGCCTCGATGACGAAATCGCATCGAGAAAGATCCCCGATCTCCACCGTCGTGGAAAGTCTCTGAAGACACCTCTCCTTCTCCTCCTGGGCCATCTTTCCCTTCTCGACCCTCCTTGCCAGGTCGGCCACGATCCTCCCCTTTCCCTTCTCGAGTGCCTCCTGGGTGACATCCCGCATCACGACCTCATATCCCGAGGTGAGCGCCACCACGGCGATGCCGCTGCCCATCTGGCCTGCTCCGACCACTCCGATCCTCTTGATCTCCATCTCCATCACCCCTTTTTACGTTTTTTAGGAATTATAACCCGGCTACAACGAATTCAAAACCGTCCGCTTTGGAAGGTTGCGGAAGAGGCCCCTCTTTGTTATATTGATTTCATTTATTGGGGGGAAAAATCTGTAAAGAAAGAGGGAAAAGAAGATGAGAAAAAGGATGGTGGGGTTATTATTCATTTTTTTGTTCCTTGGAACCCTCGGGGTCTACGCCCAGGAAAAGGCGAAAGTGGCCTATCCGGAAGGTTACCGGGATTGGACCCACGTGAAGTCGATGCTCATCTTCGACCCCAAACACCCTCTCTTCAACTCCTTCGGCGGGATCCATCACATCTATGTCAACAAAAAAGGGCTGGAAGCTTATAAGAAGGGCGGGGCCTTCCCGGATGGCGCCGTCATCGTCTTCGATCTCTTGGAGGCAACGGTCGATCAAGGAGCCTATGTGGAAGGGCCAAGGAAATTCATCGGCGTCATGCAGAAGGACTCGAAAAAATTCAAAGAGACCGGCGGTTGGGGATTCGAGGCCTTCGAAAAGGATACGAAAAAATCCTTCGTGAAAGACGGGGGCAAGAGCTGCTACGACTGCCACCTCGGCCAGAAGGAAAAGGATTACGTCTTTTCGAAGTATCGTCCCTGAAGGGCCTTCATTCTTCGACAAGGGGAGATTGAATCCTTAAGGGAGCGGGAGTCGTTTAAATCGTATGTCTGTTCAAGGGGGAGGTGGCCTCTTTTTTGCGATACTCTTGGGGTTCGTTTTCATCCTCCCTCCCTCCCTCCTTTTTTCTCATACCGACCATCCCCCACAAACGCCTGTGGCCCCACCGGGGGTAGGGATCGACGAAAAACTGGGTCAGGCGCTCCCTCTCCATCTCGCCTTTAATGACGAAACAGGAAGGCCCGTCACCCTGAAAGAGGTGATCCATAAACCCACGATCTTTACGCCCGTCTTTTACGCCTGCCCTGACGTCTGTAACTTCCTCCTCTCCAACCTCGCCAGCGCCCTCAACCGTCTGCCTTCCACTCCGGGCGAGGACTACCTCGTCCTCTCCGTAAGTTTCGATGAGACCGAAACGCCCCAGCTCGCCTCCGAGAAGAAGGGGCTCTATCTCAAGATGATCGAAAGGCCCTTTCCGGAGACGGCCTGGAGGTTTTTGACGGGCGAGAAGGAGAACATCCTTCGGTTGACCGATGCCGCGGGGTTCCATTTCAGACGGGAAGGGAAGAATTTCCTCCACCCTGTTGCCGTGATCGTCCTCTCTCCTGAAGGGAAGATCACCCGGTATCTTTACGGTACCGAAATCCTTCCCTTCGATTTGAGGATGGCCCTCCTCGAGGCCTCTGAGGGAAGGACCGGCCCGACCATCGCCAAGGTCCTGAGGTTCTGTTTCAGTTACGATCCGAAGGGTCGCCGGTATGTCTTCAATACTTTAAAAATCACGGGGATCGTCACGTTGACCTTTGCTCTGTCCTTCGTCCTCTTCCTCTTCTGGAGAGGGAGGAAGAGAAGGGCCTCGAAGGCGGATTAATTTTATGAAGAGTTTTTACGAAGAGGAAGGGAGATTTAAAGGGATCGGGGCCTGGATCTTCTCCACTGACCATAAGCGGATCGGATTGCTCTACCTCGTCTCGATCCTCTCCTTCTACGGGGTCGGAGTCCTCTTGGGCTTTCTCATGCGGCTCGAACTGATCGCGCCCGGTCCCACGGTGATGAGGCCCCAGACCTACAATGCCATCTTCACCCTCCACGGCGTCATCATGATCTTTCTCTTCGTCATCCCGGGGATTCCGGCCATCTTCGGGAACTTCTTCCTTCCCATCCAGATCGGCGCAAGGGATGTGGCCTTTCCGAAAATCAACCTCCTCTCCTGGTGGGTCTACATGCTCGGGGCTGCCTTAGCCCTCCTCTCCCTTTTTACGGGCGGGGGTCCCATCGACACCGGCTGGACCTTCTATGTCCCTTACAGTCTGAGGACACCCGTCAACGTCCCCCTGGCCGTCCTTGGCGTCTTCGTCCTCGGATTCTCGTCGATCCTGACCGGGATCAACTTCGTGACCACGACCCATCAGCTCCGGGCACCCGGGATGAGTTGGTTCCGCCTTCCCCTCTTCGTCTGGGGGATCTATGCCACGGCTTGGATCCAGATCCTCGTCACGCCCGTGGTGGGGATCACCCTCCTCCTCACCCTGATGGAGCGGTTGATGGGCGTGGGCGTCTTCGACCCGACCAAGGGAGGGGATCCCCTTCTCTACCAGCACCTCTTCTGGATCTACTCTCATCCAGCGGTCTACATCATGATCCTTCCGGCCATGGGGATCATCTCGGAGATCCTTCCGGTCTTCGCCCGGAGGACGATCTTCGGGTACAAGGCCATCGCCTTCTCCAGCCTCGCCATCGCCCTTGTGGGCTCCTTCGTCTGGGGACACCACATGTTCGTGAGCGGCCAGAGCGACGTGGCCTCCGTCGTCTTCTCGCTCTTGACCTTCTTGGTGGCCGTCCCGAGTGGCGTGAAGGTCTTCAACTGGGTCGCCACGCTCTACAAGGGTTCGATCGAGGTCGCCCCGCCCTTCCTCTTCGCCCTCAGTTTCATCTTCCTCTTCGCCATTGGCGGTCTGACCGGCCTCTTCCAGGGAGCCCTCGCCACGGACGTCCACCTCCACGACACCTACTGGGTGGTGGGACACTTCCATTACGTCATCTTCGGCGGGACGGGCTTTGCCATCTTCGCCGCGCTCCACTACTGGTTTCCGAAGATGTTCGGAAGGATGTATCATAAAAAGGTTCCCTATGTCGCATGGGCCC
This window encodes:
- a CDS encoding xanthine dehydrogenase family protein subunit M, whose protein sequence is MRPFEFFTPSTISEAIRLLNKPHSYPLAGGTDLLGELKRGIRRVDRMVNLKAIPRLKKIVEGKMVRIGGLVTLAEIEEAPLFAKSFPLLSQAASLVASKQLRNLGTLAGNLLQRPRCWYYRNAPFHCWLKGGRACFAIGGENAYHAILGAGHCQAVHPSDLAPALIALDSEVEIVGPKGRRRIPLEALYRNPTERDRQVTLLKRNEIITAVLLNRPFKGSKGIFLKAGDRKAWSFALVSVAAFLILKGGKVSSLRLVLGGVAPYPWRVKEVEGFLEGKQPSEERIRRASEMALAKARPLKENGYKIPLAKALIEKALTSLL
- a CDS encoding cytochrome P460 family protein produces the protein MRKRMVGLLFIFLFLGTLGVYAQEKAKVAYPEGYRDWTHVKSMLIFDPKHPLFNSFGGIHHIYVNKKGLEAYKKGGAFPDGAVIVFDLLEATVDQGAYVEGPRKFIGVMQKDSKKFKETGGWGFEAFEKDTKKSFVKDGGKSCYDCHLGQKEKDYVFSKYRP
- a CDS encoding xanthine dehydrogenase family protein molybdopterin-binding subunit — its product is MAKVIKVEREFEGHRFEEYAVFEREELRPWGSESDLKIVSKQQRRIDGRKRVTGRAIYTADMKLPRMLYGKILRSPLPHAKIKKIETRKAESLPGVRLVLTFKNAPKIPFYDGQSFLFDRTLRYAGDEIACVIAEEEEICEEALGLIEVDYLPLPFVLDPEEALKPGAPKIHPNGNLFRGEPEIYERGDVEKGLKEASIVVEDVFRTQTALHNSLETHGSLALWEGDRLTVWDSTQHIFGVREALSELLQLPLHKVRVIQNHMGGGFGSKTRLGKYTLLAAIASRMTDRPVRILLDRHEENLSTGNRPSSLQYLRIGAKEDGTLTAIDLKVISAGGAYIVWPPAVGGPVRQLYACPNVRTVQYTVFTNTGPMSAFRAPGYVEGTFALESLMDELAKRLGIDPLDLRLKNYADHDQVTGRPYSSKNLREAYRIGAERIGWQRRERTMEGPKRKGFGMASQIWGGSGGPPAHALIKINPDGTATVIAGTQEIGTGTLTALAQIAAEELGFPIENISVEIGDTQTGPYAPVSAGSMSLASVGPAVRQAAHDARNQILDLFSQLLNIPPESLTIQNSRIHSPFLKEPIQVKDLLSPLGDYMIIGRGSRSPNPQDVNVNTFGAQFAEVEVDIEMGEVEVKKIVAVHDSGRIVNPLTCSSQIEGGVLQGIGFALTENRIVDRVTGSVLTGDLENYKIPTLSDCPELVVEMIDSPDARANNLASKGVGEPPIIPTAAAIGNAVADALGCRIKELPITRGKVLSIIQKGRR
- a CDS encoding acyl-CoA dehydrogenase family protein; the encoded protein is MIGFELSEEQKELQAKARRFAEEVILPVAERHDREGTFPIDVMRQAHQEGYLTPLVPREYGGQGLGVLDTCIMSEELAAGCMGIYVSIFVSTLALYPIIRFGTPDQKERFLRPFCSRFSLASYCLSEVTVGSDPASMKTTAVNAGDHYLLNGNKMWITNGGVANLYLVFATTDPSKRHKGIICLIVPSELKGVSPGKPIDKMGQRASNTTPVFFREVRVPRENLLGGEEDGFKKAMIALDLTRPMIASGAVGLARTALELATRYAKKRVQFGVPIAQHQAVQFMLAEMAMGIEAARLLVYKAAWLADRGMPNSKEAAMAKAFASDMAMKVTTDAVQIYGGMGYTKWHPVEKLMRDAKVIQIYEGTAQIMRLIIARRLLQEVEPPFLLSKIGG
- a CDS encoding SCO family protein, producing MSVQGGGGLFFAILLGFVFILPPSLLFSHTDHPPQTPVAPPGVGIDEKLGQALPLHLAFNDETGRPVTLKEVIHKPTIFTPVFYACPDVCNFLLSNLASALNRLPSTPGEDYLVLSVSFDETETPQLASEKKGLYLKMIERPFPETAWRFLTGEKENILRLTDAAGFHFRREGKNFLHPVAVIVLSPEGKITRYLYGTEILPFDLRMALLEASEGRTGPTIAKVLRFCFSYDPKGRRYVFNTLKITGIVTLTFALSFVLFLFWRGRKRRASKAD
- the ctaD gene encoding cytochrome c oxidase subunit I, which codes for MKSFYEEEGRFKGIGAWIFSTDHKRIGLLYLVSILSFYGVGVLLGFLMRLELIAPGPTVMRPQTYNAIFTLHGVIMIFLFVIPGIPAIFGNFFLPIQIGARDVAFPKINLLSWWVYMLGAALALLSLFTGGGPIDTGWTFYVPYSLRTPVNVPLAVLGVFVLGFSSILTGINFVTTTHQLRAPGMSWFRLPLFVWGIYATAWIQILVTPVVGITLLLTLMERLMGVGVFDPTKGGDPLLYQHLFWIYSHPAVYIMILPAMGIISEILPVFARRTIFGYKAIAFSSLAIALVGSFVWGHHMFVSGQSDVASVVFSLLTFLVAVPSGVKVFNWVATLYKGSIEVAPPFLFALSFIFLFAIGGLTGLFQGALATDVHLHDTYWVVGHFHYVIFGGTGFAIFAALHYWFPKMFGRMYHKKVPYVAWALLFSGFNLLYFPMLLLGWQGMPRRYYDYLPQFHSFQLISTIGSWILIGGLILMFGNLLRSLFKGERAEENPWGGATLEWQIPSPPPKENFETIPHVETGPYEFRR
- a CDS encoding 3-hydroxybutyryl-CoA dehydrogenase, whose amino-acid sequence is MEIKRIGVVGAGQMGSGIAVVALTSGYEVVMRDVTQEALEKGKGRIVADLARRVEKGKMAQEEKERCLQRLSTTVEIGDLSRCDFVIEAATEHLPLKWEIFKRLEEVIPRQAILASNTSSIPITKIASVTHHPDRVIGMHFFNPAPVMKLIEIIRGLATSEETFQITKELSLKLGKTPLEAADFPGFVSSRLIFSYMNEAIYALYEGLGKAEEIDAIMKMGANHPMGPLELADFVGLDTVLSVMKVLQEGFGDKYRPCPLLQQYVDAGYLGVKTGRGFYRYEGGRR